A section of the Pithys albifrons albifrons isolate INPA30051 chromosome 4, PitAlb_v1, whole genome shotgun sequence genome encodes:
- the TMEM65 gene encoding transmembrane protein 65, translating into MSAWLGRAALLLGRPGGPAATAAAVPWSCLGSLRGPRCCCRRRLGSLRGAAEGLLLPRGSRALGTHPKKEPMEALNTAQGARDFIYSLHSTERSCLLRELHRFESIAIAQEKLEVAPPSPGQLRHVFFHNALPFVGFGFLDNAIMIAAGTQIELSIGVVLGISTMAAAALGNLVSDLAGLGLAGYVEALASRLGLSIPDLTPKQADMWQTRLSAHLGKAIGVTIGCILGMFPLLFFGEEEEKLEEK; encoded by the exons ATGTCGGCGTGGCTCGGCCGGGCGGCGCTGCTGCTGGGGCGGCCGGGGGGCCCCGCCGCCACTGCCGCCGCCGTGCCCTGGTCCTGCCTGGGCTCGCTGCGGGGCCCGCggtgctgctgccgccgccgcctgGGCAGCCTGCGCGGCGCCGccgaggggctgctcctcccgCGGGGGTCGCGGGCGCTCGGCACCCACCCCAAGAAGGAACCGATGGAGGCGCTGAACACGGCGCAGGGGGCCCGCGACTTCATCTACAGCCTGCACTCCACGGAGCGGAGCTGCCTGCTGCGGGAGCTGCACCGCTTCGAGTCCATCGCCATCGCCCAAG AGAAGTTGGAGGTTGCACCACCATCTCCAGGACAACTGAGACATG TGTTCTTCCACAATGCCTTACCTTTTGTAGGGTTTGGATTTTTGGATAACGCCATTATGATTGCTGCG ggaACCCAAATAGAATTGTCAATTGGAGTTGTCTTAGGAATTTCAACTATGGCAG cTGCAGCTTTAGGAAACCTTGTTTCAGATTTAGCTGGACTGGG TCTTGCAGGTTATGTAGAAGCTTTAGCTTCACGACTGGGTCTGTCAATCCCTGACCTGACACCCAAACAAGCTGACATGTGGCAAACACGTCTCAGTGCACACTTG GGTAAAGCTATTGGAGTGACCATTGGCTGCATTTTAGGAATGTTTCCTTTGTTGTTCTTTGGCgaggaggaagaaaaactggaagaaaaataa